GGCTATCTCACGGAACTGAGCCGATCCAAACGGGTGGCGAGCGTCGAACAGCTCGTGGACGACTTCTGGGATAGGAACTATTCACGCATCAAGCCCTGGTACCAGCCTGAGTCGGACGACGTGATCCTCACCGCATCCTTCAGTCTGACGGTGGGGGAGGCCTGCCGCAGACTCGGCGTGAGGAATCTCGTGGCCAGCGAGGTGGATGTGGAGACGATGAAGGTCACGTACCTCAACTTCAGCACCAACAAGGCCAAACGGTTCCGCGAACTGTACGGTCCGGACGTCGTCATCGACGAGTTCTACACCGACTCCAAATTCGATCAGCCGATGATCGACATGGCCCGGCACGCGTTCATGGTCAAGGGGAACACCATCACGCAAGTCAAGTAGGAAACAACAGAAAACAACACAACGTAACCAATAACGAAAGGGGAACATATATGAGCATGCCGCTCGATCTATACGTAATCCGGCATGGCGAATCCGAAGCGAACGTCATCGTCCAGGCGGGCGAGCAGGGCGACAATTCCCTGTACACGCAGGACAACGTCACCGTACCCGACCGCTCCTGGAGACTCACCGCCACCGGACGCAAGCAGGCCGACTGCATCGGCCGCTGGCTGGTCAGCCAGCAGCAGCTGTTCGACCGCTACATGGTCTCGCCATACGTGCGCACCCGCGAAACCGCAGCCACCATGGCCCTGCCCAAGGCCAAATGGGAGGAGAACCGTGTGCTGCGCGAACGTTCTTGGGGCGAGATCAACACCATCACCAAGGACGAATTCAAAAACAACTACGCGCGCAACTGGAACTTCAAGAACACCGATCCGCTGTACTGGCGTCCGCCGGCAGGCGAGTCGATTGCCGATGTGGCCGAGGACCGTGTGCACAACATCCTGACCTCGCTGAGCCGCAAATCCGATTCGGAATCCGTGGTCATGGTCACCCACGGCGACTTCATGCTCGCCCTGATGCTCACCATCGAGGATTTGGCCGACGAGGAATTCCTGCATCGCGCCGATTCGGACGACTGGAAGATCACCAACTGCACCTGCCTGCACTATACACGCCGCGACCCGGAAACCGGCCGCACCTCCAAGCGTGTGCGCTGGGAGCAGACCGCCCGGCCCGTGCTCGACGAGACGACCGGCCGCTGGGAGGTCAAGGTGGAGCCGTGGCGCGAATTCAAGCGCCCGTATCTCTCCAATGGCGATTTGGTGGATGTGGTGCAGGCCGTCGACCCACACCTGCTGGAGTATTACGGCAAATAGCCTTTCCCGGAAGAGAGACTTCACAAAATCTTCGTGAGCTAGAATGGTGCGTGGTGCGGCTGGTTGTGAATGCCGTGCCCCAAGCGAGAGCGAGGAGAGTAGTAATGTCCAATATCTTCCAATGGCAATTGCATGGCGACGGCAAGACGCTGGCGCCCGGCGAGGTAGTCGAGCCCGATGAACGTCTGACTTGGGTGCGCACCGCCGGTATCGGCGCACAGCACGTCATCGCCATGTTCGGTGCCACCTTCCTGGTGCCGATTCTGACGGGCTTCGACCCGTCCACCACCCTGTTCTTCACGGCTATGTCCACCGCACTGTTCCTGCTTATCAACAGGAACGTGCTGCCGAGCTATTTGGGCTCGTCCTTCGGCTTCATTGCACCGATCACCGCGGTCTCCACCGCCAACAAGGGCATTGCGGTCGCCAGCTTCGGCATCATGGTCACCGGTATTCTGCTGGCCCTGGTTGGCGTGCTCGTGCATTACGCCGGCTCCAAATGGATCGACATCATCATGCCGCCCGTGGTCAACGGCGCGATTGTGGCCATCATCGGCTTCAATCTGGCACCTTCCGTGTGGACCAACTTCCAAGCCGCGCCCGACACCGCACTGGTTACCCTGTTGGCCGTGCTGCTCGTGGCCGTGCTGTTCAAGGGCTTGCTGGGCCGCCTCAATATTTTGGTCGGCGTGATCATCGGCTATGTATATGCCTGCATCCGTGGCCAGGTCGACTTCTCCGCCATCGGCGACGCCGCATGGATCGGCTTCCCGAAGTTCCACCTGCCGCAGGCCGATTTCTCCATCCTTCCCATGTTCATCCCCGTTGTGCTCGTGCTTGTGGCTGAGAACGTCGGCCATGTCAAGTCCGTGGCCCAAATGACCGGCCGCGACTACGACAACCAGATCGGCACCGCCCTCATGGCCGATGGCCTGGGCACCACGCTCGCCGGCTTCGGCGGCGGCTCCGGCACCACCACCTACGGCGAGAACATCGGCGTGATGGCCGCCACCAAGGTGTACTCCACCGCCGCCTACTGGTGCGCCGCCGCCTTCGCCCTGATCCTGAGCCTGTGCCCGAAGTTCGGTGCCGTGATCAACACGATCCCCGCCGGCGTGCTCGGTGGCGTGACCACGCTGCTGTATGGCATGATCGGCATGATCGGTATCCGCATCTGGGTGGAGAACAAGGTCAACTTCGACAAGCCGCTGAACATCATGGTGGCAGCCATCACCATGATCATTGCCATCGGCCAATTCGCGTTCACTGTTGGTGGCATTTCCTTCAACGGCATTGCCATTGGCACGATCGTGATTCTTGTGGCCTACCACGGCCTGAAGGCCATTGGCAAGGCAACCGGCACTATTGCCAAAGACGATCCGGATATTTTGTAGTGTGTTTTAGGGCTACTGGGCTGTATTTTGGCTCAGCCCTTTTGCACAATGGCCCCTACCTTCACGGGTAGGGGCCATTTGCGTGTTCCATGGAGCGGTGCTCGCCTTACGTGGTGGTAAAACCCATGGGGCGGCAAACATCCCATGGGGTGGTAAAACCCTCATGGGGCGGTAGGTGAAAATGGCTTTATTCTGCGGTTTCACAATTTCTTCAAACCGCCCCATGGGCAAGTTACCGCCCCGTGGGGTCATAAGTAAAGAGTGGGATGACAGTGTGGCGAGCACCAAGCAAAGTAGGGGGCTTACGCTAAGCTCGGAAAGCTTGCGTAATTTGCGTAACCTTTGACATGAAAGGCCACTGTGCCCCGTAATAATTTCGATGATCGTGACGATTCCGCTGATTTCCAGATGAACGACAGCGCGGAATCCCGCCCCCTTACCTTTGGCGAACTTGGCGTACCCGGACCGCTGGTGCGCGTGCTTGCGGCAGATGACAAGAAGACCGCATTCCCCATTCAGGCCGACACCCTGCCCGATTCACTGGCCGGCCGCGACATTCTCGGCCGAGGGCGCACCGGCTCCGGCAAAACCCTCGCATTCTCCATTCCGCTGGTCACCCGCCTCGGTTCCTACGATTCGTTCGGCGAAATCGCGATGGAGGAGTTCCGCAAGGAAATCAAGCGCCGCAAGAAGGCCAGCCTGGAAGAGCGCCGCGCCGACGACTTCCTACCGCACCCGCGCGGCCTGGTGCTGGCCCCCACCCGCGAGCTCGCGAACCAGATCAACGACGTGCTGATGCCGCTGGCCCACACGTTCGGCATGAACACCACCACGGTGTACGGCGGCGTCAAGTACATCCACCAGATCCGCGATCTGAAGGCCGGCGCCGATATCGTGGTCGCCTGCCCGGGCCGCCTTGAGGACCTGCTGCGCCAGCAGGCGCTCACGCTCTCGTCCGTCGAAGTCGTGGTCATCGATGAGGCCGACGAAATGGCCGATATGGGCTTCCTGCCACCGGTCAAGCGACTGCTTGAGCAGATTTCGCCCGACGCCCAGCACATGCTGTTCTCCGCCACGCTCGATCACGGCGTGGATGAAGTGGTGAACACCTTCCTGCACGATCCCAAGGTGCACGAGGTCGATTCGGCCACCGCCGAACCCGACCTGATGACCCACCACGTGTTCGAAACCACGCGCGGCGACAAGCACGAACTCGTGCGCATGCTCGCCTCGGGCGAAGGCCGCCGCATCCTGTTCACCCGCACCAAGTTCCAGGCCAAGAAGCTCGCCAAGAACCTGACGCAGAACGGCATTCCGGCCGCCGAGCTGCACGGCAACCTGAACCAGAACCAGCGCGATCGCAACCTCGCTGCGTTCGATTCCGGCGATGTGCGTGTCATGGTGGCCACCGACGTGGCCGCCCGTGGCATAGACGTCGGCGGCGTGGAGCTCGTGGTGCAGGTCGAGCCGCCGGCCGACCCGAAGTCCTTTGTGCACCGCTCCGGTCGTACCGCCCGCGCCGGCAAGGCGGGCGACGTGGTCACCCTCGTGCTGCCCGAGCAGCGCCGCGAGACGCGCCGCTTGCTGAACCAGGCCGGCATCAAGACCAAGATGATCGAAGTGACCCACGATTCGCCCGAAGTGCTTGAGCTTGTGGGCGACCGCGCCGAGCGCGTGGATGGTTGGAGCCTCGACAAGTCGCAGCCCGTGGGCAACCCGCGCAAGGGCAAGAACAGGGGCGCCAAGAACGCGGCGGGCGACGAGTCCGGCCGCGGCGGCAAGCGCAAGCACAATCGCAATCGCAACCGTGACGAGCAGAACGTTGCCGAGACCGAGTTCCAG
This DNA window, taken from Bifidobacterium longum subsp. longum JCM 1217, encodes the following:
- a CDS encoding haloacid dehalogenase-like hydrolase — its product is MRVFDFDGTIYDGESLFDLYLYSARHDPKVFRYIAPVLRYAVKYKLGRATLEQMEYGVGKMTEGYLTELSRSKRVASVEQLVDDFWDRNYSRIKPWYQPESDDVILTASFSLTVGEACRRLGVRNLVASEVDVETMKVTYLNFSTNKAKRFRELYGPDVVIDEFYTDSKFDQPMIDMARHAFMVKGNTITQVK
- a CDS encoding histidine phosphatase family protein; its protein translation is MSMPLDLYVIRHGESEANVIVQAGEQGDNSLYTQDNVTVPDRSWRLTATGRKQADCIGRWLVSQQQLFDRYMVSPYVRTRETAATMALPKAKWEENRVLRERSWGEINTITKDEFKNNYARNWNFKNTDPLYWRPPAGESIADVAEDRVHNILTSLSRKSDSESVVMVTHGDFMLALMLTIEDLADEEFLHRADSDDWKITNCTCLHYTRRDPETGRTSKRVRWEQTARPVLDETTGRWEVKVEPWREFKRPYLSNGDLVDVVQAVDPHLLEYYGK
- a CDS encoding uracil-xanthine permease family protein, with the protein product MSNIFQWQLHGDGKTLAPGEVVEPDERLTWVRTAGIGAQHVIAMFGATFLVPILTGFDPSTTLFFTAMSTALFLLINRNVLPSYLGSSFGFIAPITAVSTANKGIAVASFGIMVTGILLALVGVLVHYAGSKWIDIIMPPVVNGAIVAIIGFNLAPSVWTNFQAAPDTALVTLLAVLLVAVLFKGLLGRLNILVGVIIGYVYACIRGQVDFSAIGDAAWIGFPKFHLPQADFSILPMFIPVVLVLVAENVGHVKSVAQMTGRDYDNQIGTALMADGLGTTLAGFGGGSGTTTYGENIGVMAATKVYSTAAYWCAAAFALILSLCPKFGAVINTIPAGVLGGVTTLLYGMIGMIGIRIWVENKVNFDKPLNIMVAAITMIIAIGQFAFTVGGISFNGIAIGTIVILVAYHGLKAIGKATGTIAKDDPDIL
- a CDS encoding DEAD/DEAH box helicase; amino-acid sequence: MPRNNFDDRDDSADFQMNDSAESRPLTFGELGVPGPLVRVLAADDKKTAFPIQADTLPDSLAGRDILGRGRTGSGKTLAFSIPLVTRLGSYDSFGEIAMEEFRKEIKRRKKASLEERRADDFLPHPRGLVLAPTRELANQINDVLMPLAHTFGMNTTTVYGGVKYIHQIRDLKAGADIVVACPGRLEDLLRQQALTLSSVEVVVIDEADEMADMGFLPPVKRLLEQISPDAQHMLFSATLDHGVDEVVNTFLHDPKVHEVDSATAEPDLMTHHVFETTRGDKHELVRMLASGEGRRILFTRTKFQAKKLAKNLTQNGIPAAELHGNLNQNQRDRNLAAFDSGDVRVMVATDVAARGIDVGGVELVVQVEPPADPKSFVHRSGRTARAGKAGDVVTLVLPEQRRETRRLLNQAGIKTKMIEVTHDSPEVLELVGDRAERVDGWSLDKSQPVGNPRKGKNRGAKNAAGDESGRGGKRKHNRNRNRDEQNVAETEFQHENAGGEFVAEGEPQRKHGDKASKKAVKKNRNRAERRAGMSNPEAERRDYLFEHGDDRREERRKGDRRDGYGKNRYDERQDNGRDQHGKNRRNDRYGKGDKFDKRDRAGYGRNDDFGSRRHNAGRDFERSDSRDFERPRKPRRNERSHEDYGFSYDERSHDGRRQSMRNTRQGEGGKRIHRKNENRIVRDERSEGAKRHERRMIAKYGNTEGPNRRHSKKNRHNAPFRMKSGRR